A DNA window from bacterium contains the following coding sequences:
- a CDS encoding tetratricopeptide repeat protein, which translates to MAKPNVRKIEPVIAAEPRPRGDGRAVFAVQSVAVLALALSVVAMPKPELRLWAVHQTAFLHPVLAIALLLAAALLISPWGGVVVAMIARRARAWPPVTYAAGAFAVFMVLSVYGSLLGDGQLALTRLAHIGDMLEEGQRIPAGRFFSQKEPGTMLLHESAFRIGMAVAGPEMNVASGRAGQQARVERQLAYRDIAQWCFRILSSLAGALLVFWFTRFLRTRHERDSALWWSVMVSGGVWLMFFGYVENYAWVSLAMLMFLAAGIRATEPPRRIPIAPILIFSAACALHFMAIVLLPALVFLLWTLHFEQHDLAAQAVDAPRKRVRLLVLSFAVLGLAAFFYLKAWDGWSGFIPLLPRWVKDGYALLSVKHGVDLLNLFLWVTAAPLVILLATKRHLTGVRSRNQEYFLLLAAGSGVLFACTFSPNLGMARDWDVVGAALWPLLFFGAWRLAQFEFGDVERARLQAALLALTVLMVVPAVLVQTRPASAIERFRALLELDRSRSAYGWENLALYYQREGDLERRVEAWSNAVAVERNPRYLYNLAEAFKLSGRIVEADTMAVAAARMNPDYASNLFYYVVAQAKRGDLLRARELVTIALEIDPQVEYGPRMRQWVGRACEVDSIAKLGDIARARELLAVYTAQDSSNSFWREYALTLGR; encoded by the coding sequence ATGGCCAAGCCTAATGTGCGCAAGATTGAGCCGGTGATCGCGGCCGAGCCGCGTCCGCGCGGTGACGGGCGGGCGGTGTTCGCCGTGCAGAGCGTCGCGGTGTTGGCGCTGGCCTTGTCGGTTGTGGCGATGCCTAAGCCTGAGTTGCGGCTGTGGGCGGTGCACCAGACGGCGTTCTTGCATCCCGTGCTGGCGATTGCGCTCCTGCTGGCCGCGGCGCTGCTGATCAGTCCGTGGGGCGGGGTAGTCGTCGCCATGATCGCGCGGCGCGCGCGCGCGTGGCCGCCGGTGACGTATGCGGCGGGAGCGTTCGCCGTGTTCATGGTGTTAAGCGTGTACGGCAGTCTGTTGGGTGATGGACAGCTCGCGTTGACGAGACTCGCGCACATCGGTGACATGCTTGAAGAGGGGCAGCGGATTCCAGCCGGGCGCTTTTTCTCGCAAAAAGAGCCGGGGACGATGCTTTTGCATGAAAGCGCGTTTCGCATCGGCATGGCCGTGGCTGGGCCGGAGATGAATGTGGCGAGCGGACGGGCGGGCCAACAGGCGCGAGTCGAGCGCCAGTTGGCGTACCGCGATATCGCGCAATGGTGTTTTCGAATTCTGTCAAGTCTGGCCGGCGCTCTGCTTGTCTTCTGGTTCACGCGATTCCTGCGCACGCGGCATGAGCGCGACAGCGCGTTGTGGTGGAGTGTGATGGTGAGCGGCGGCGTGTGGTTGATGTTCTTTGGTTACGTCGAGAACTACGCGTGGGTATCGCTGGCAATGCTGATGTTTCTGGCGGCGGGGATACGAGCCACGGAGCCGCCGCGCCGGATTCCGATCGCGCCGATCCTGATATTCAGCGCGGCCTGTGCGCTGCACTTCATGGCGATTGTCCTGCTGCCGGCACTGGTGTTCCTGCTGTGGACGCTGCACTTTGAACAGCACGACTTGGCTGCGCAGGCGGTGGATGCGCCGCGCAAGCGCGTGCGGCTGCTCGTGCTGAGCTTCGCGGTGCTTGGGTTGGCGGCATTCTTCTATTTGAAGGCGTGGGATGGATGGAGCGGTTTCATTCCGCTGCTACCGCGTTGGGTGAAGGACGGCTACGCGCTGCTGTCCGTTAAGCACGGTGTGGATTTGCTAAACCTGTTCTTGTGGGTGACCGCGGCGCCGCTGGTGATCCTGCTTGCAACGAAGCGCCACTTGACCGGTGTGCGCAGCCGCAATCAGGAGTATTTCCTGCTCCTGGCGGCGGGATCAGGCGTGCTGTTTGCGTGCACATTCAGTCCGAATTTAGGCATGGCGCGCGACTGGGACGTAGTCGGCGCGGCGCTCTGGCCACTGCTGTTTTTCGGCGCGTGGCGGCTGGCGCAATTTGAGTTCGGTGACGTTGAACGCGCACGCTTGCAGGCGGCACTGCTGGCGCTGACGGTCTTAATGGTTGTGCCCGCAGTGCTCGTGCAGACGCGTCCGGCCAGCGCGATCGAGCGGTTTCGAGCGCTCTTGGAGCTGGATCGCTCGCGCTCGGCGTACGGCTGGGAAAATCTGGCGCTCTACTATCAGCGCGAGGGAGATTTGGAGCGCCGCGTGGAAGCGTGGAGCAACGCGGTCGCTGTCGAACGCAATCCGCGCTACTTATACAATTTGGCTGAAGCGTTTAAGCTGTCGGGGCGCATCGTGGAAGCCGATACGATGGCCGTGGCCGCGGCACGGATGAATCCGGACTACGCGAGCAATCTATTCTACTACGTTGTGGCCCAGGCCAAGCGCGGTGATCTGCTGCGGGCGCGAGAGTTGGTGACGATTGCCCTGGAGATTGATCCGCAAGTTGAATATGGTCCGCGCATGCGACAGTGGGTGGGGCGAGCCTGTGAAGTGGATTCTATCGCCAAACTCGGTGATATCGCGCGGGCGCGCGAACTGCTGGCGGTCTATACCGCGCAGGATTCGAGCAACAGCTTTTGGCGGGAGTATGCGCTGACGCTCGGGAGGTAG
- a CDS encoding glycosyltransferase: protein MILSIALYTVLVLAALAALILLGYKPRTEIGAVFERYRRTDALRRTVTAWFVVMAVVFVFVQVLRFPFIKYAAQRIAATAALNTTGWEPVHVLGLLVLVLCEYAVLMHWLMYIYYCWRATHRYQLPPLLPLDDAAPEVLILIACCDEDPEILARSLGSVGKLDYPEYRAYLVENSRSPEKKAACVAVADRLGVAVHHVVNRGHKAGALNDALPDLRGAAKYIAVFDVDHEIKPVALRELVPLLERDDGLAFVQTPQLYANAEETWTTRAAAMQEMLLYDSVMEAKGANERALCCGSNFVMRIEALDSVGGWDEKTVSEDLMTSFWMHAKGWRSLYHRKAFAIGMGPTTVHGYWKQQRRWATGNTTVAKIVASNIFGGARVPVKLGVEYLWSSGYYLVTLALAYLATVPMLLLLFVRFGVGGADWYLQPEMRPIDYVYLSVYPLYIAVALFPYVHMRLRGYSIRNLVLLQGLLANTIPVYVTSVIKGLWKNIRLFEVAPKTAMILHRPFWRTPQTYIFAVLIVTGGSLFHMARTEAVAPFVFVLLFWTFLYTLSFAHFFIFTIDSRRVAAQELRAEQDRRLNGQA from the coding sequence ATGATACTCTCGATTGCACTTTACACCGTTCTGGTGTTGGCGGCACTGGCCGCGCTGATTTTGTTGGGATACAAGCCGCGCACGGAGATCGGCGCCGTGTTTGAACGCTATCGCCGGACCGACGCGCTGCGGCGCACGGTGACGGCATGGTTTGTGGTGATGGCGGTGGTATTCGTGTTCGTGCAGGTGCTGCGTTTTCCGTTTATCAAATACGCGGCGCAGCGCATTGCGGCCACGGCGGCGCTCAACACGACCGGCTGGGAGCCCGTGCATGTGCTGGGCCTGCTGGTGCTGGTGCTTTGCGAATATGCCGTGTTGATGCACTGGCTGATGTACATCTACTACTGCTGGAGGGCGACGCACCGCTATCAGTTGCCGCCGCTGCTGCCGCTTGACGATGCCGCGCCGGAGGTGCTGATCTTGATCGCGTGCTGCGATGAGGATCCGGAGATCCTGGCGCGCAGCCTGGGGAGCGTCGGGAAACTCGACTATCCCGAATACCGGGCCTATCTCGTGGAAAACTCGCGATCGCCGGAGAAAAAGGCGGCGTGTGTCGCCGTGGCCGACCGACTCGGAGTGGCTGTACACCACGTCGTGAATCGCGGTCACAAGGCGGGCGCGCTGAACGATGCGCTGCCGGACTTGCGCGGCGCGGCGAAATACATCGCGGTATTCGATGTGGATCACGAGATTAAGCCCGTGGCGCTGCGTGAATTGGTGCCGCTATTGGAGCGCGACGACGGCTTGGCGTTCGTCCAGACGCCGCAGCTCTACGCCAACGCTGAAGAGACGTGGACCACACGCGCGGCGGCGATGCAGGAGATGTTGCTCTATGATTCCGTGATGGAGGCCAAGGGCGCGAACGAACGGGCGCTGTGCTGCGGTTCGAACTTCGTGATGCGCATTGAGGCGCTGGACAGCGTGGGCGGATGGGACGAGAAGACGGTGTCGGAAGACCTGATGACGTCGTTTTGGATGCACGCCAAGGGCTGGCGCTCGCTGTATCACCGCAAAGCGTTCGCGATCGGCATGGGACCGACGACGGTGCACGGCTATTGGAAGCAGCAGCGGCGCTGGGCCACGGGCAACACGACGGTGGCAAAAATCGTGGCGAGCAATATCTTCGGCGGCGCGCGTGTGCCGGTCAAACTGGGCGTCGAGTATCTGTGGTCGTCGGGCTACTATCTGGTGACGCTGGCATTGGCTTATCTGGCGACGGTGCCGATGCTGCTGCTGCTGTTTGTGCGCTTCGGCGTGGGCGGCGCGGATTGGTATTTACAACCGGAGATGCGGCCCATTGACTATGTGTATCTGTCGGTATACCCGCTCTATATTGCGGTGGCGCTGTTTCCCTATGTACACATGCGGCTGCGCGGCTATTCGATTCGCAATCTCGTGCTGCTGCAAGGGCTGTTGGCCAACACGATTCCGGTGTACGTTACATCCGTGATCAAAGGTCTATGGAAGAACATTCGGTTGTTTGAAGTTGCGCCCAAGACGGCGATGATTCTGCACCGCCCGTTCTGGCGCACGCCGCAGACATATATTTTCGCGGTGCTGATCGTCACGGGCGGCTCGTTGTTTCACATGGCCCGCACGGAAGCGGTCGCGCCGTTTGTCTTTGTGCTGCTGTTCTGGACGTTTCTGTACACGCTATCGTTCGCGCATTTCTTTATCTTCACGATAGATAGCCGGCGCGTGGCCGCGCAGGAGTTACGAGCGGAACAGGATCGGAGGCTCAATGGCCAAGCCTAA